From Pseudomonas putida, one genomic window encodes:
- a CDS encoding cytochrome D1 domain-containing protein: MHNKKTRPAVLGVLLGAALIGLGVAYEELWCDPRELLQAPADPQALHRLSRDGVTVEFEARPLAGSELREGAFANIRFKVTDQTSGQPLSGMAPGAWIDPAQAAPQESSRDQSCKARVALFLKSSIGARPLLDLNSYFLLVLNKDASLTVIDPTVSVGGVTSTLARIELPGRPMDWVATADDKQVFVSIPERGEVAVIDTETFTRVANLEAGEMPLRVALQPDQRRLWVGNNSDDPAKGGVTVIDVHSRSMLKSFATGSGHHEIAFSADSRYAFVSNRDGGTLSIIDIPEMRLVNTLEVGPHPLAVAYSALSQAVYVSDGSEGTVRVYDARSHQLRHTVQAEQGLGPMRFSSDGRYGIVLNTLENQALVIDASTDRLIHRIPVAAEPYQLTFTKGYAYVRGLASSKVSMINLSSLGEGRQPIVQGFDAGPAAPRQAGDLPLAQALSVSRDDNSVFVVNPVDNTTYFYTEGMNAPMSGYNNRGHQARAAIVIDRSLRELAPGVYGSTVKMPASGKFDVAFLLNQPQIIHCFSTDVAAVPDAAKRKGAHAEFIGLDQPLAQHRAITAKVRIFGDDGRPRVGLDDLTLRYFLAPSSMPRNLRLEEVGEGVYQAALMLPEAGAWYLHVQSPSLGHKFAEENYTSLRVLPAAASTASQTEVRNVQ, encoded by the coding sequence ATGCATAACAAGAAAACCCGCCCCGCCGTGCTGGGGGTATTGCTGGGCGCGGCGTTGATCGGCCTGGGCGTGGCCTACGAGGAGCTTTGGTGCGACCCGCGCGAGCTGCTGCAGGCGCCTGCCGACCCGCAGGCGCTGCACCGGCTCAGCCGGGATGGGGTGACGGTGGAGTTCGAGGCCCGGCCGCTGGCCGGGAGCGAGTTGCGCGAAGGCGCCTTCGCCAATATCCGCTTCAAGGTCACCGACCAGACCAGCGGCCAACCGCTGTCGGGGATGGCGCCAGGGGCGTGGATCGACCCGGCACAAGCGGCACCGCAGGAAAGCAGCCGTGACCAGAGCTGCAAGGCCCGGGTGGCGCTGTTTCTCAAGAGCAGCATCGGTGCCAGGCCGCTGCTGGATCTGAACAGTTACTTCCTGCTGGTGCTGAACAAGGATGCCAGCCTGACGGTGATCGACCCGACCGTCTCGGTGGGCGGTGTCACCAGCACCCTGGCACGCATCGAACTGCCGGGGCGGCCCATGGACTGGGTAGCTACCGCCGATGACAAGCAGGTATTCGTGTCGATACCTGAGCGCGGCGAGGTCGCGGTGATCGACACCGAAACCTTTACCCGTGTGGCCAACCTGGAGGCTGGCGAGATGCCGCTGCGTGTAGCCCTGCAGCCGGACCAGCGCCGGTTGTGGGTCGGCAACAACAGTGATGACCCGGCCAAGGGCGGGGTGACGGTGATCGATGTGCACAGCCGCAGCATGCTGAAAAGCTTCGCCACCGGCTCCGGGCACCACGAAATCGCCTTCAGCGCCGATTCGCGCTACGCCTTCGTCAGCAACCGCGACGGCGGCACCCTGAGCATTATCGACATCCCCGAGATGCGCTTGGTGAACACCCTGGAAGTCGGCCCGCATCCGTTGGCTGTGGCCTACTCGGCGCTGTCGCAGGCGGTGTACGTCAGCGATGGTTCAGAGGGCACGGTGCGGGTGTACGATGCCCGCAGCCATCAGTTGCGCCATACCGTCCAGGCCGAGCAAGGCCTCGGGCCGATGCGCTTCAGCAGTGATGGCCGGTACGGCATCGTCCTCAACACCCTGGAAAACCAGGCCCTGGTGATCGATGCCAGTACCGACAGGTTGATCCACCGCATCCCGGTCGCCGCCGAGCCGTACCAACTGACGTTCACCAAGGGTTATGCCTACGTGCGCGGCCTGGCGTCTTCGAAGGTCAGCATGATCAACCTGAGCAGCCTGGGCGAAGGCCGTCAGCCGATCGTCCAGGGTTTCGATGCCGGCCCCGCCGCGCCGCGCCAGGCCGGCGACCTGCCGCTGGCCCAGGCGCTGTCGGTGTCACGCGATGACAATTCGGTGTTCGTGGTCAACCCGGTGGACAACACCACGTACTTTTATACCGAAGGCATGAATGCACCGATGTCGGGTTACAACAACCGCGGCCACCAGGCCCGGGCCGCCATCGTCATCGACCGCAGCCTGCGCGAACTGGCCCCGGGGGTGTATGGCTCGACGGTGAAGATGCCGGCGTCGGGCAAGTTCGACGTGGCGTTCCTGCTCAACCAGCCGCAGATCATCCACTGTTTCAGCACCGACGTGGCCGCCGTGCCGGATGCGGCCAAGCGCAAGGGCGCGCATGCCGAGTTCATCGGCCTCGACCAGCCCTTGGCGCAGCACCGCGCCATCACCGCCAAAGTGCGCATCTTCGGTGACGACGGCCGCCCGCGGGTGGGCCTGGACGACCTGACCCTGCGCTACTTCCTGGCGCCGTCATCGATGCCACGCAACCTGCGCCTGGAAGAGGTGGGCGAGGGGGTTTACCAGGCTGCACTGATGCTGCCTGAAGCCGGCGCGTGGTACCTGCATGTGCAGTCGCCATCGCTGGGGCACAAGTTTGCCGAAGAGAACTACACCAGCCTGCGTGTCCTGCCGGCCGCAGCGTCTACCGCTTCCCAGACTGAAGTGAGGAATGTGCAATGA
- a CDS encoding ABC transporter substrate-binding protein — MNTARSLCLALGLTCCVQALALDLTAHEQAGKRLYREGVSSSDAQLMARIGASEMSVPASVLPCASCHGNDGRGRAEGGVRPPSLDWQRLALGQGARQSNGRSYPAYTDNSLARAIQHGLDPAGNRLDPAMPRFELTLADQRNLTAYLKRLADERDPGVEEGVLRLGTLLPASGPLAEAGHVVRTVLEDGVAQLNQQGGVHGRRLALVVVDPGSDAASAEHALRQLLEQQRVFALISPLAPMLDSRLALLLEQHGVPLVGSAPRSGGNAHIFDPLPGIATQLLSLAVHARETLGLARDGLRVVYAGDDQAMLAEQVRGRLQQQGWAPGPIEAFSGQAVQGQGIVFVGRAQAFAELAAALQAAGRNPYLFATSSQVAGAVAALPVQWSQRVFLAYPFVPSDWTEQGMATLAGLQQRQGLDPRQASLQVNTLCALRLLGEALKQIGRDASRERLVAALEGLHDVDTGLTPPLGFGPGQRQGLAGAHVVAVALPGPRFTAVAPYRPVPVSP; from the coding sequence ATGAACACAGCGAGATCACTTTGCTTAGCGCTAGGCCTGACCTGCTGCGTTCAGGCGCTTGCCCTGGACCTCACCGCCCACGAGCAAGCCGGTAAACGCCTGTACCGCGAAGGCGTGTCCAGCAGCGATGCACAGTTGATGGCCCGGATAGGTGCCAGCGAAATGAGCGTCCCCGCTAGCGTATTGCCCTGTGCCAGTTGCCACGGCAATGACGGCCGTGGCCGCGCTGAAGGCGGGGTGCGCCCGCCCAGCCTCGACTGGCAGCGCCTGGCCCTGGGCCAGGGTGCACGCCAAAGCAACGGCCGCAGCTACCCGGCCTACACCGATAACAGCCTGGCCCGCGCCATCCAGCACGGTCTGGACCCCGCCGGCAACCGCCTGGACCCAGCCATGCCTCGTTTCGAGCTCACCCTGGCTGACCAGCGCAACCTAACCGCCTACCTCAAGCGCCTGGCTGACGAGCGCGACCCCGGCGTGGAAGAAGGGGTGCTACGCCTGGGGACCCTGTTGCCCGCCAGCGGGCCGTTGGCAGAGGCCGGGCACGTGGTGCGCACGGTGCTCGAAGACGGGGTGGCCCAACTCAATCAACAGGGCGGCGTGCATGGCCGGCGCTTGGCGCTGGTGGTGGTCGACCCCGGCAGCGACGCGGCAAGTGCCGAGCATGCGCTGCGCCAGTTGCTAGAGCAGCAGCGGGTATTTGCGCTGATCAGCCCGTTGGCACCGATGCTCGATTCGCGCCTGGCCCTGCTGCTCGAACAACACGGCGTGCCCTTGGTTGGCAGTGCCCCGCGTAGCGGCGGCAACGCGCACATCTTCGACCCCTTGCCAGGCATTGCCACGCAGTTGCTGAGCCTGGCCGTGCATGCCCGCGAAACGCTGGGCCTGGCGCGAGATGGCTTGCGCGTCGTGTATGCCGGCGATGACCAGGCAATGCTGGCCGAACAGGTGCGTGGGCGCCTGCAGCAGCAGGGTTGGGCGCCGGGGCCGATCGAGGCCTTCAGTGGCCAGGCGGTGCAGGGGCAGGGCATTGTGTTCGTCGGCCGCGCCCAGGCCTTTGCCGAGCTGGCTGCAGCGTTGCAAGCGGCAGGCCGTAACCCCTACCTGTTCGCCACCTCCAGCCAGGTGGCCGGCGCCGTGGCCGCGCTGCCGGTGCAGTGGTCGCAGCGGGTGTTCCTGGCCTATCCGTTCGTGCCAAGCGACTGGACCGAACAAGGCATGGCGACCTTGGCCGGCCTGCAGCAGCGCCAAGGCCTCGACCCACGCCAGGCCTCGTTGCAGGTGAACACCCTGTGCGCACTGCGCCTGCTTGGCGAAGCCCTCAAGCAGATCGGCCGTGATGCCAGCCGCGAACGCCTGGTCGCGGCGCTGGAGGGCTTGCATGACGTCGATACCGGCCTGACCCCGCCGCTGGGTTTCGGGCCCGGCCAGCGCCAGGGCCTGGCTGGCGCCCATGTGGTGGCGGTGGCGCTGCCTGGGCCGCGCTTTACCGCTGTCGCCCCCTATCGGCCTGTGCCGGTCAGCCCATGA
- a CDS encoding SurA N-terminal domain-containing protein, producing MRIVMLCLLLLIAKAGWADSPAARVNGVGIGLMRLERYFSDYLQAQGRAVTSIRNPTLYKRLRSQALDELIDKELLWQEAQRRGIAISDEQVSAQLGEVEAAFGDPALFERRLADAGFDRAAYADYLHRELAAQQVYAQLSAVAEPTQAEVEAFYQANQQRLQGAQNQSDNSSVIREQGLVLARASLISQLQAQARQAARQRLRESAKVEIAD from the coding sequence ATGCGTATCGTGATGCTGTGCCTGTTGCTGCTGATCGCCAAGGCGGGCTGGGCCGATAGCCCGGCGGCGCGGGTCAATGGTGTGGGCATCGGGCTGATGCGCCTGGAGCGCTATTTCAGTGACTATCTGCAGGCACAGGGGCGGGCTGTGACCAGCATCCGTAACCCCACGCTGTACAAGCGTCTGCGTAGCCAGGCGCTGGATGAACTGATCGACAAGGAATTGCTTTGGCAAGAAGCCCAGCGCCGCGGCATCGCCATCAGCGATGAGCAGGTGTCGGCGCAGCTAGGTGAAGTGGAAGCCGCATTCGGTGACCCGGCGCTGTTTGAAAGACGGCTTGCAGATGCAGGGTTCGACCGCGCAGCATACGCTGACTACCTGCACCGGGAGCTGGCAGCGCAACAGGTGTATGCCCAGCTCAGCGCGGTAGCCGAACCCACCCAGGCCGAGGTGGAAGCGTTTTATCAGGCCAACCAACAGCGGCTGCAAGGAGCGCAGAACCAAAGTGATAATTCTTCGGTCATACGCGAACAGGGCCTGGTGCTGGCCAGGGCTTCGCTCATCAGCCAATTGCAGGCGCAGGCACGGCAAGCGGCGCGCCAACGTTTGCGCGAATCCGCTAAAGTGGAAATCGCTGACTGA
- a CDS encoding GspE/PulE family protein: MSDAVQPLPISGYPRDLLAQARLQAGDERLLNCLERLACDTPATFIRRLGSTLHYPVLDSQRLLASSPRFDKISLAQCLKREFVLIEQGGELRGVFADPFDHARLAWIDDVLQGAPLYLAHAADLATFLARHEESFHAVDALDHDAEASSESDPLQRLSLTSISEDQSKVVKLVNSTLYDALKQHASDIHLGMTGQGLTIKYRIDGVLNAAGKASGSAFADQVISRIKVMAELDIGEKRVPQDGRFKVAVGERQIDFRVSIMPSIFGEDAVLRVLDKQDLSDRVSGVQLQALGFADETLRALRRLAAEPYGMILVTGPTGSGKTTTLYAMISEINHGVDKIITIEDPVEYQLPGVLQIPVNEKKGLTFARGLRSILRHDPDKILVGEIRDPDTAQIAVQSALTGHLVFTTIHANNVFDVIGRFSQMQVDPYSFVSALNAVLAQRLIRLACPHCSTPCEADDETLAASGLTRDAVQGWTFVRAPGCGQCRGSGYRGRSAIAELLHLDDDLRQMIVERRPLAQIKALACQRGLRLLRASALDLVREGRTTLEEINRVTFIA, translated from the coding sequence ATGTCCGATGCAGTACAACCTCTGCCAATCTCGGGATACCCCCGCGATCTGCTGGCCCAGGCCCGCTTGCAAGCCGGCGACGAGCGCCTGCTCAACTGCCTCGAGCGCCTCGCCTGCGACACCCCTGCCACCTTCATCCGCCGCCTGGGCAGCACATTGCATTACCCGGTGCTGGACAGCCAGCGCCTGTTGGCCAGCAGCCCCCGGTTCGACAAGATCAGCCTGGCCCAATGCCTGAAGCGCGAGTTCGTGCTGATAGAGCAGGGCGGTGAACTGCGGGGTGTGTTCGCCGACCCCTTCGACCACGCCCGCCTGGCCTGGATCGACGATGTGCTGCAAGGGGCGCCATTGTACCTGGCCCACGCCGCCGACCTGGCCACGTTCCTGGCCCGCCACGAAGAAAGCTTTCACGCCGTCGATGCCCTGGATCACGACGCCGAAGCCAGCAGCGAAAGCGACCCGCTGCAACGGCTGTCGCTGACCAGCATCAGCGAAGACCAGAGCAAGGTGGTCAAGCTGGTCAACTCAACCCTTTACGACGCCCTCAAGCAGCATGCCAGCGATATCCACCTGGGCATGACCGGCCAGGGCCTGACCATCAAATACCGCATCGACGGCGTGCTCAATGCGGCCGGCAAGGCCAGTGGCAGCGCCTTCGCCGACCAGGTGATTTCGCGCATCAAGGTCATGGCCGAGCTGGATATCGGTGAGAAGCGCGTGCCACAGGACGGCCGCTTCAAGGTTGCCGTAGGCGAACGCCAGATCGACTTCCGCGTGTCGATCATGCCGAGCATCTTCGGTGAAGACGCCGTGCTGCGGGTGCTCGACAAGCAGGATTTGTCCGACCGGGTCAGCGGCGTACAGCTGCAGGCCCTGGGGTTTGCCGATGAAACCCTGCGCGCCCTGCGCCGCCTGGCCGCCGAGCCCTACGGGATGATCCTGGTCACCGGCCCCACCGGCAGCGGCAAGACCACCACCCTGTACGCCATGATCAGCGAGATCAACCACGGGGTGGACAAGATCATCACCATCGAAGACCCGGTCGAGTACCAACTGCCCGGCGTGCTGCAGATCCCGGTCAACGAGAAGAAAGGCCTGACGTTCGCCCGTGGCCTGCGTTCGATCCTGCGCCACGACCCGGACAAGATCCTGGTCGGCGAAATACGCGACCCCGACACCGCGCAGATCGCCGTGCAGTCGGCACTCACCGGCCACCTGGTGTTCACCACCATCCACGCCAACAACGTCTTCGATGTGATCGGCCGCTTCAGCCAGATGCAGGTCGACCCCTACAGCTTCGTCTCCGCCCTCAACGCCGTGCTGGCCCAACGCCTGATCCGCCTGGCCTGCCCGCATTGCAGCACGCCGTGCGAGGCCGATGACGAAACCCTGGCCGCCTCTGGCCTTACCCGTGACGCCGTGCAGGGCTGGACGTTCGTCCGTGCCCCGGGCTGTGGCCAGTGCCGCGGCAGTGGCTACCGCGGCCGCAGTGCCATCGCCGAACTGCTGCACCTGGACGATGACCTGCGGCAGATGATCGTCGAACGTCGCCC
- a CDS encoding SCO family protein, which yields MSSQASCRVGMRSFDWLALAGCLWIFASVALAHEGHAPSAPSPQPSPPAMASGEGTRDAQTWFTDTVLQDQNGRALRFYSDVLKDKVVMLNVIFTHCTDACPLITRKLREVREAMGPELASQVTFVSISSDPLNDTPAALKAFAEKQGVDSANWLFLTGDKASVDLVLGRIGQFLPSPEQHSTQLIAGDVAGKRWSKIRPDAPPAAIAQRMKLLAQPLAGR from the coding sequence ATGAGCAGCCAAGCGTCCTGTCGTGTCGGCATGCGCAGCTTCGACTGGCTGGCCCTGGCCGGTTGCCTGTGGATCTTCGCGTCGGTGGCCCTGGCCCATGAAGGCCACGCACCGAGCGCGCCCAGCCCTCAGCCTTCGCCACCGGCGATGGCCAGTGGCGAAGGCACCCGCGACGCGCAGACCTGGTTCACCGACACCGTGCTCCAGGACCAGAACGGCCGCGCGTTGCGCTTCTACAGCGATGTGCTCAAAGACAAGGTGGTGATGCTCAACGTCATCTTTACCCACTGCACCGATGCCTGCCCGCTGATCACCCGCAAACTGCGTGAGGTGCGCGAGGCCATGGGCCCTGAGCTGGCCAGCCAGGTGACCTTCGTGTCCATCAGCAGCGACCCGCTCAACGACACCCCAGCTGCGCTCAAGGCCTTCGCTGAAAAACAAGGGGTGGACAGCGCCAACTGGCTGTTCCTGACCGGCGACAAAGCCAGCGTCGACCTGGTGCTGGGGCGTATCGGCCAGTTCCTGCCCAGCCCCGAGCAGCACTCGACCCAGCTGATAGCCGGTGACGTGGCGGGCAAGCGCTGGAGCAAGATCCGCCCCGATGCACCGCCAGCGGCCATCGCCCAGCGCATGAAGCTGCTGGCCCAGCCGTTGGCCGGACGCTGA
- a CDS encoding SCO family protein: MNARHSCKLLVLSMAMASQFALAHAGHDHSGHAQPPAAHQEKASVRFADVSLLDQDGMPVRLEKDLVGDHLVVMGFIYTSCTTVCPVVSSIMGKVQQQLGGRVGEEVRLVSISVDPQRDDSKRLQSYAKAFQHGPGWSWLTGSPYAITETLKGLGSFSADLSQHPPLILVGDGHSGHWTRYYGFTDPAVLIDEINRLSARRVHAKSTAIAEHQEVQP, encoded by the coding sequence ATGAACGCCAGACATTCTTGCAAGCTGCTCGTACTTTCCATGGCCATGGCCAGCCAATTCGCCCTGGCCCACGCGGGCCATGACCACAGTGGGCATGCGCAGCCGCCAGCGGCACATCAGGAGAAAGCCAGCGTGCGTTTCGCCGATGTTTCACTGCTTGACCAGGATGGCATGCCGGTGCGCCTGGAAAAGGACCTGGTCGGCGATCATCTGGTGGTGATGGGCTTCATTTACACCAGTTGCACCACGGTGTGCCCGGTGGTGTCTTCGATCATGGGCAAGGTGCAGCAGCAACTGGGGGGGCGGGTAGGCGAGGAAGTGCGCCTGGTGTCGATCAGCGTGGACCCACAACGTGACGACTCCAAACGCTTGCAGAGTTACGCCAAGGCCTTCCAGCATGGCCCCGGCTGGAGCTGGCTGACCGGCTCGCCCTATGCCATTACCGAGACCCTCAAAGGCCTGGGCAGCTTCAGTGCCGACCTCAGCCAGCACCCGCCGCTGATTCTGGTGGGTGACGGGCACAGCGGGCACTGGACGCGTTATTACGGCTTCACCGACCCGGCCGTGCTGATCGACGAAATCAACCGCCTCAGTGCCCGTCGGGTGCATGCCAAGAGCACGGCCATCGCCGAACACCAGGAGGTGCAACCATGA
- a CDS encoding response regulator → MVNRVLVVDDEQTLAQNLQAYLQAQGLEVHVAHDGASGIGLAERLAPDVIVLDYRLPDMEGFQVLQTVRKNRQCHFVLITAHPTAEVRERAAELGVTHVLFKPFPLSELARPIFDLMGIERRRRATDNPAEGFVERRQNRNESFPLQLYDGSWVLADRRRNGAKPSGPDDDQLLTGE, encoded by the coding sequence TTGGTGAACAGAGTATTGGTAGTCGATGACGAACAGACCCTTGCGCAAAACCTGCAAGCGTACCTGCAGGCGCAAGGCCTGGAAGTCCATGTTGCCCACGACGGTGCCAGTGGTATCGGCCTGGCTGAACGCCTGGCACCGGATGTGATTGTGCTGGATTACCGCTTGCCCGATATGGAGGGTTTTCAGGTCCTGCAGACCGTGCGCAAGAACAGGCAGTGCCACTTCGTGCTCATCACCGCCCACCCGACCGCCGAGGTCCGTGAGCGAGCCGCCGAACTTGGCGTGACCCATGTCCTGTTCAAGCCGTTCCCGCTCTCGGAACTGGCGCGCCCGATCTTCGACCTGATGGGCATCGAGCGCCGGCGCAGGGCCACGGACAACCCGGCAGAAGGGTTCGTCGAACGACGCCAGAACAGGAACGAATCGTTCCCCTTGCAGTTGTACGATGGTAGCTGGGTACTGGCCGACCGCCGCCGTAATGGCGCCAAGCCCTCTGGACCCGACGACGACCAACTGCTCACCGGGGAATAG